The nucleotide sequence ATATGGGTAGAACTATCGACTACGCCATTATTGCTGCATACTTAATTGGAGTAGCAGTCTTCGGTGTAATTTCAGGTGGAAAACAAAAATCCGTTAACGATTATTTTTTAGGTGGAAAGAAGATGGCTTGGTGGGCTGTCGGATTTTCTATTGTAGCAAGTGAAACAAGTACACTTACATTTATTAGCATTCCCGGTCTCGCATTCAATTCCAACATGCACTTTCTCCAGGTTGTTTTTGGATATTTTATTGGAAGGATAGTCGTCAGCCTTGTTTTCATCCCATCATATTTTCGTGGTCAATTAGAAACCGCATATGATTTTCTTGGTAAACGATTTGGACTTTCATTAAGAAAATTTACTTCAACGGTTTTTATTACAACAAGAGTTCTTGCTTCTGGCGTAAGATTATTTGCAACTGCTATTCCGGTTCATATTATAACCGGATGGGATTATGCAACCTGCATCCTGGTAATTGGATCTTTCACACTTATCTATACATATGTTGGTGGATTAAAAGCAGTAGTTACGATGGATGTGGTTCAACTGTTTATTTATCTTGGCGGAGCAGTAATTGCGATGTATTTAATACTCAATCATCTGCCAAACGGTTGGAAAGATGTTGTAGCTTTTGCAACTGCCAATGGAACAAATAAATTTGAAGTAATAAATCTAAATTTAGGTGGCAGCTTTATTAATTTCTTTTCCTCTCCATATACACTTTTAGGAGGATTATTTGGCGGTACATTTTTAAGTATGGCTTCCCACGGAACTGATCAGTTGCTGGTACAAAGACTGCTTGGATGTAAATCAAAACGCGACAGCCAAAAAGCACTTCTGCTGGATGCTTCATTTATCGTGATTCAATTCTTATTCTTTTTAATTCTTGGATTATGTTTGTTCGCTTTTTATAATGGTGCTACATATCAGCAGCTTGGCTTGAAATCTTCCGATGAAATTTTTCCTAAATTTATTATAGAAAATTTACCGGTTGGAATTTCTGGATTTGTAATTGCCGGAGTTCTTGCTTCAGCTATGGGATCTCTTTCTTCTTCCATTAGCTCTCTTGCTTCATCAACATATCTGGATTTGTTTAAGCTTTCTTCTAAAGATAAAAACATAAGCGAAAAAAAAGGAATGATCTGGTCAAGATTGTTTACGCTATTATGGGGCATAGTTTTAATTGGCGGAGCAATGCTTTTTACAGATACTAAAAACCCGGTTATTGAATTGGGATTAAAGATTGCTTCTATAACATATGGTGGTCTGCTTGGTACTTTTTTCCTCGGACTATTATTTAAAAGAACTAAATCAATCGATGCTTATTTGGGATTTATATCTGGACTTTTAGTAATGGTG is from Ignavibacteriales bacterium and encodes:
- a CDS encoding sodium:solute symporter; the encoded protein is MGRTIDYAIIAAYLIGVAVFGVISGGKQKSVNDYFLGGKKMAWWAVGFSIVASETSTLTFISIPGLAFNSNMHFLQVVFGYFIGRIVVSLVFIPSYFRGQLETAYDFLGKRFGLSLRKFTSTVFITTRVLASGVRLFATAIPVHIITGWDYATCILVIGSFTLIYTYVGGLKAVVTMDVVQLFIYLGGAVIAMYLILNHLPNGWKDVVAFATANGTNKFEVINLNLGGSFINFFSSPYTLLGGLFGGTFLSMASHGTDQLLVQRLLGCKSKRDSQKALLLDASFIVIQFLFFLILGLCLFAFYNGATYQQLGLKSSDEIFPKFIIENLPVGISGFVIAGVLASAMGSLSSSISSLASSTYLDLFKLSSKDKNISEKKGMIWSRLFTLLWGIVLIGGAMLFTDTKNPVIELGLKIASITYGGLLGTFFLGLLFKRTKSIDAYLGFISGLLVMVLVLFFTKIDFTWHTFIGCSVTIFVGNFSWLFRVKILKR